The stretch of DNA ATATTTCCCCCACAAACGTTACATATAGAACGTTTTTGTTGCGCCAAACGAACAAAGCCCAGTTCGTTTGAGCATTGCCATGGCGAGAGAACATGACCGCACGTTTTTCAAAAGCTAAGAAAACGAAGGGCAAAAGCTAAGAAAATGAGGTGCGAAAGCTAAGAGAATGGAACGCAAAAGCTAAGAGATGAGAATTCGTTTTGTAAACGACTGATGATCAGATGACTGGGCGTCGATATTCAGGAGCTTAAAAAGGCGATACCAACGGGATGTGTTTGCCTGTGCACAAACGCCGTTGGCATCGCCTTTTGGGGGTGTTGCCGGTCTTTCCTTCCGACTTGAACAACAGGTTGTGTCTCACGCTTTCCTGTCGAAAGGCTGAAAGTTCTCTCTCTCCTTCTGGATAGAAGGATGTGCTCTTCTCAAGAAAAAGGTATGTTGCTTGCGTGAAAGAGCAAAATAGGCTCTCCCGTTTTTTATCGAGAAGCAGAGCCGGCTGTGAGCGTTTTCGTGCCGGTAATGCCTCGTTGGGGGGCCGAGACGACGAGCTGAGCCGTTCCTTTCCGACCGTTACTCTGAACGGTAACCACTAATTGCCCATGGAAGAGACGCATGTGGGGCTGATGAAAGAGCTCTAAAGAGGTGGCATCGCCATTGCAAACGGCCTTGAAATGGGCGGCACCTGTGCAGCGAAACGTGAGTTCATCGTCGGCATCGGGACAGAGATTTCCGTCCTTATCTACCATCGAAACGGTGAGGTAGACCAGGTCTTCGCCATCGGCTTCAAGTCGTTGTCTGTCGGCCTCGATGACGAGATGATGGGGCTGACCGGCGGTTCGCACCACTTTTTCGGCTGCTTTGTTGCCTTTGGCATCGTAGGCCACCACCTTCAGTTCGCCGGGTTCATAGACGACGTTGTTCCAGCGCAGGCGATAACGGTCTAAGGGGCTTGTCTTCTCTTTGGAAAGTCGGCCCTGACTCTTGCCGTTGACAAAGAGTTCGGCCTCGGGATAGCTGGTGTAGCAATAAACAGGGGTCGTCTTTCCCTCGCGACCGGGCCACGTCCAATGGGGCAGAAGATGGAGGGTGGGCTGCTGTGTGTTCCACACCGAGCGGTAGAGATAGAACCTATCTTTGGGCAATCCGGCCAAGTCCACCGCCCCGAAGTAACTGCTTCGCGAGGGCCAATAAGAGTAATAGGGCGTGGGTTCGCCCAAATAGTCGATGCCCGTCCAGATAAATTGCCCGATGGCCCATGAGTGATCGTCTTGCGCAGCGAAGTCTATATCGGGCAGATTGCTCCATCCACAGCATTCCACATCATAGGAAGAGCATTGCCCATCGGGGTAGGTGGCCATCTTTTTCTCTTCCACCGGAAACTTATATACGCCCCGGCTGCTCACCGTCGACGTCGTTTCCGACCCGAGAAGGAAGCCCTGCGGCTGTTGGGAAATAAGCTCTTCGTAGAGATTCACACGGTAGTTGAATCCCGGAACGTCAAGGGCAGCATAGAATCCACACTCGGTATTGGCCTTGGGATTGTCTCCTCCGCAGGTCACAGTACGACTGGGGTCGAGCTGATGACAGAACTCGGTCATGGCTTTTGCTCGTGCTGCGCCTTCTTTGTTCCACTGTTCGGGAATCTCGTTGCCGATGCTCCACATCACGATAGAGGGGTGATTGCGATGTCCGCGGATCAGGTTTTCGAGGTCTTTGCGCCACCATTCGTCGTAGAAACGGTTGTAGCCGTTCTTCACTTTGGGCTCTTTCCAGGCGTCGAAGCTCTCGGCCATGACCATCATTCCCATCGAGTCGCACACGTCCATCTGCATTTGCGAGGGCATGTTGTGAGAGGTGCGGATGGCATCGGCCCCCATTTCCTTCATCAAACGTATCTGACGAATGAGCGCAGCCTTGTTGACGGCGGCTCCAAGCGGACCTAAATCGTGATGCAAACACACGCCCTTGAACTTGCGCGACTGCCCATTGAGTTGGAATCCATGCGTCTTCGAGATCGAAAGGGTGCGGATACCTACTCGCTGAGAAGTGCGATCGATGAGTCGTTTGCCCTGATACAAACTCAGACGGAGGGTGTAAAGGTGGGGCGTTTCGGGACTCCAGAGCTGCGCCCGACTCACGTTCAGTGCCGCAGAGACACGTCCTTGTGCGTCGGCAGGCAAGCTTTTCTGTGCTGCTATGCGCCCGTTGGGATCGATAAGGGCGATGTGAAAGCGCAGATGAGAGGCTGATGGGCGAGCCTTTGCCTGTGCGTCTACAGACAGTTGCGCCGTATTTTGGCGGACCGAAAGGGTGCGAAAGAAAGTGCTCCAGGGGTCGATGCGTGTCTCTCCGGTAAGGATGAGCTTCACGGGTCGGTAGAGACCGGCTCCGGGATACCATCTACTGCTCTCCTCTCGGTTGTTCAACGTCACGCGAAGTTGATTCTCTCCCGCCTTCACAAAGGGCGTAATGTCCAGTCGGAAGGCGTTGTAGCCATACATCCAACGGCCTGCTTCACGTCCATTGACATAGACAACAGGTTCGCTCATAGCTCCATCGAAGTAGAGTTCGGCATGTTGAGCACTTGCAGGTAGCCGGAAAGTGGTACGATATTCGCCCTCTCCAATCCAGGGTAATGCCCCCGAACGGCCTGTATGGTCTATGGCTTCGGTTTGTCCGTCTTGCTCGATGGCCAGGTGTTGGATGTCCCATTTGCGGTCGAATGGTCCTTGAATAGCCCAGTCGTGAGGCACTTTCACCTGCTCCCAGGTCTTTCCATCGCGCGTGAAACTCCATCTTGACAGAGTTGTTTCCTGTCTTGTCTGCGCCGTTGTGGCGGCAGACAGGGCGAGAAGCCCTGCTAAAATCAGTGGTCGCATGTATGTGTTGAATGTTAAGTTGACGAGTAAACGAGTTGACAAGTCGATGAGTCAACGAGCGGATTTCTTTCTTTTCATGCAGTAAATGCCTGCTACGATGAAAGGCAGAGAGAGGATTTGCCCCATGTTGAGCCACATTCCGCTTTCGAAATCCACCTGAATATCTTTGGTATATTCGATCAAAAAGCGGAAACTAAAGATGAGTGTGAGGCACAATCCGAAAAAGAATCCGGTGCCCACTCTTTGCGGTTGTTTGCGATACAGCCACCAACCCACCACAAAGAACACGGCATAGGCCAAGGCTTCGTAGAGCTGTCCGGGATGGCGAGGCAGCTGATCGACGCGTTCGAAGATAAAAGCCCAGGGCACATCCGTGGGTTTTCCGATGATTTCAGAGTTCATCAGATTTCCCAATCGGATGAAACAAGCCGTTATCGGGGTGGCAATAGCGATGTCGTCGAGCACCTGCCAGAGATTCATCCGCGTCTTTCGATAGTAGCAATAGAGGGCGATCATCAGTCCGAGTGTGCCTCCGTGCGAGGCCAATCCTTCATATCCCACAAATTTCCAACTGCCATCCGAGAGATATTTGATGGGCAGAAACATTTCCACAACGTGCTGCCAGCTGGACAAAAAGTGCTCCGGCTGATAAAAAAGACAATGCCCCAGGCGGGCTCCTACAAGGATTCCGACGAAGCAATAGACGAAAAGCGGATCGAAATATTCGTCTTTCACCTTTTGCTCCTTATAGAGTCGTTGCACAATGAAGTAGGCCAGGAGCAGTCCTATCAACCAACACAGGGAGTACCAACGAATGGACAATCCCCATAAACCGAATGCCTGCGTGTCAGGATTCCAAACAATATAATTCAATAGCTGTGCCATCTGTCTTGGGATAAATAATAGATGTGTTTCAAAAGAAAGAAGAAAGACGAGGATGGAAAGGCTGATGCTCTTGAGAACCCTCCTTCATTCTTCATCCGACTTTCAGACATTGAACCGGAAGTGCATAATGTCTCCATCCTGCACCACATAGTCTTTGCCCTCGATACCCAATTTTCCGGCCTCGCGCACGGCTGCTTCCGAACCGTAGGCCATGTAATCTTCATATTTAATCACTTCAGCTCGGATGAATCCTTTCTCAAAGTCGGTGTGGATAACGCCTGCACATTGCGGAGCCTTCCAGCCTCGATGGTAAGTCCAGGCTTTGACTTCCATCTCGCCGGCGGTGATAAACGTCTCGAGGTTGAGCAGAGAATAGGCCTTTTTGATGAGTCGATTCACGCCGCTTTCCTCCAATCCCAGTTCCTCTAAGAAGAGTTTCTTATCTTCATAGGTCTCAAGCGAGGCGATATCTTCTTCCGTTTTACCGGCAATGACGAGCACTTCTGCTCCCTCTTCTCTGGCCGTTTGCTCCACGAGCCGACTGTAATCGTTGCCGTTTTTGGCCCCGGCCTCATCCACATTGCAGACATACATCACCGGTTTGGCCGTCAACAAGAACAGATCTCGAGCCGCTTGCTGCTCTTCTTTGCTCTCGAAAGTCACCGTGCGAGCATTCTTTCCTTGCTCCAGCACAGCCTTATACGCCTCCAGCACGGCCACGTTTGTCTTGGCCTCTTTGTTTCCCGACGCAGCCATTTTTTGCTCTTTGGAGAGTTTGCCCTCAATGGTTTCGAGGTCTTTGAGTTGCAATTCGGTGTCGATAATCTCTTTATCGCGTATGGGATCGATGGTTCCGTCGACGTGTGTGATGTTTTCGTCGTCGAAACAGCGCAACACATGGATGATGGCATCGGTCTCGCGGATGTTGCCCAGAAACTTATTACCCAGTCCTTCACCTTTGGATGCCCCTTTCACCAGGCCTGCAATATCCACAATTTCGCAGGTAGCGGGCACGATACGCCCAGGGTGCACGATCTCAGCCAGGCGAGTAAGCCGTTCGTCGGGCACGGTAATGACGCCCACATTGGGCTCGATGGTACAGAAAGGGAAGTTGGCTGCCTGCGCTTTTGCACTCGACAGACAGTTGAATAGTGTAGACTTCCCCACATTGGGAAGCCCTACAATGCCACATTTTAATGCCATTTCTTTATCTTATCGTTGTATATACCTTATTATATATAGACAGAAGACCGCCTATTTGATGCAAAATAGCGCCAACCGAAGGCTATGGAGCTTGCTCAATATGGCTGAGGTGCCGCCTATTTTATGCAAAAATAGTGCAAATAATCGAGAAAGACAAGAATCTGCGACATTACCATGTGCAACAAGTAGAAAGAAAGACGGCAAGCCCATCTGTCTGCCTGATCTGACCAACAAACCCACCCCTACAGAATGATTGGCTTTCTCGACAACCTCACGACTCCTCTCCTCACTCCTTGCTACTCCTTTTCTTACTCCTTATTACTCCCCTCCTTACTACCCATTACTTCTCTTCTTACTACTGACTCCTTTTCTCCTTACTCCTTACTACTCCTCTCCTTACTACTCAAAAGCTAAGCTTTCGCCCTGCATTTTCTTAGCTTTTGCACGTCGTTTTCTTAGCTTTCGCACATCAAAAGATAAGAGATGGGAAACCGTTTGGTAACCGACTGAAAACCAGGAACAAATAGAGGGGGCAAAAAACAGGAAGAAGCGAAAGGAGAAAACAAGAGAGAGGGAGTACAAAGGTAGTAAGGAGAAAAGGAGTCAGTAGTAAGAAGAGAAGTAATGGGTAGTAAGGAGGGGAGTAATAAGGAGTAAGGGGAGGTGTAATAAGTAGTAAAGGAGAAAGGCGAAACCCAGGAAAAGACAAGCCCCGAGAGGGTCTTTCGATGAGAGAAAGACCGCCTCGGGGCTTACTGTTAGGGACTTGCCGCGACGGAAAAAGAGCAAGAGGCGTTATCGCTGGCTGCCTCTGCCGGTAGCGATCAGGTAGGCTGTGCGGCTGTTGAGATAGGCAATGACGGCCTCGGTGTACTGGTTCCGTGCTTGCTGGTCGCGCGTTTGAGCATCGAGCAGATGGGTCATCGTGCCCGTTCCTGCCTCGTAATAATCGCGGTTCAGCCGTAGATTCTCGGCTGCTTGCTCTATACTCTTGCGGGCAAGGAGTATCTGTTTGTAGGCCGTTTCAAAATTATCGTAGGCACTTTGCATCTGAATGAGCAGCAATTGTCGGCTGTTTTCCTTCTCGTCTATGGCTATTTGCTCGGCTATTCGCTGGCGTTTCAAGGCTCGGTTGCCCCACCAGTTGCTGATAGGCAGACTGAGTGTGGCCAGCCCTACAGCGTTGAACCGGCCCTTGTTGGTAAGATCTTGATACATACCGGCTACGCCAACGGCCAGCGTGGGCAGCATTTCGGCCCGCTTCATCTTGGTGAGCAGATGGTTGGCCTCAATGTTTTTGTCGAGCAGATGGGCTTCGGTGCGCTGTTCCAGGGCCGACGAATGCACCACGGCCAGCTCGCTGGGCGGAGGCAATTGGGTGGTGAGGGTGCGGTCGATATCGATGTTCTCTCCAGCCTTCCCGATGTATTGAGCCAATACCATCTTGGTGAGGCTGATGCCGTTTTGCAATTTGAGTCGGTTGATGGCCATATCGTTCTGCTTGAGTTGCACGCTCAACACGTCGTTTTTGTTCACCACACCCGCTTCATAAGCATGGGTGGCATCTTTCAAGATGGCTGCCAACTGCTGGTCGGCAGCATCCAATGTCTTCTCTTGCTCGTAGAGAGCGAGTAGCTGATTGTAGTACATCTCCGTCGTTCGGCTCACGTCATCGGCACTCTGTTGCAACATTAGCTCCTTCACTTCGGTTTGTACGCGCGCCAGTCGGTTGGCGTTGACGATGCGTCCGCCCGTGTAAATCGGCTGCATAGCCATGAGAGAGACGAGCGTTCCGTGCTTCACGGCCTGCAAAGTGTAGCTCGTGGGCAGCGAAGCAAGCACTGCCGGATTGCCACCCAACGCGGTGATGATGCCCGCGAGCTTATGTTGCGCATCGGTGGAGAGCGATACTTCTTCTTGAAGAAGGTGATCGGGGGCAATGAAATAGGTGCCGTTGGCGGTGACTGTTGGGAAATACTTCATCCAAGCTTCTTTCTTCAGTTCCTGGGCCGACTGTATTTCGAGTCTGCCACGACGCAGTTGAATGTTGTTTTCTTGGGCCAACGCCCGACATTGGGCCAGCGTGTAAACGGTCTGCGCCTGCATGGCAAGCGGCAGGAACAGTGCCAACAGCAATGTTTTTATTTTTCTTTCTATCATGTGTGTTGTCTTTTTGTTGAGAGGTTTCAGAGATTCGGCCCTTCGATCAGGCTCTTTCCTTCAGCGTTC from Prevotella sp. oral taxon 475 encodes:
- a CDS encoding glycoside hydrolase family 2 TIM barrel-domain containing protein; this encodes MRPLILAGLLALSAATTAQTRQETTLSRWSFTRDGKTWEQVKVPHDWAIQGPFDRKWDIQHLAIEQDGQTEAIDHTGRSGALPWIGEGEYRTTFRLPASAQHAELYFDGAMSEPVVYVNGREAGRWMYGYNAFRLDITPFVKAGENQLRVTLNNREESSRWYPGAGLYRPVKLILTGETRIDPWSTFFRTLSVRQNTAQLSVDAQAKARPSASHLRFHIALIDPNGRIAAQKSLPADAQGRVSAALNVSRAQLWSPETPHLYTLRLSLYQGKRLIDRTSQRVGIRTLSISKTHGFQLNGQSRKFKGVCLHHDLGPLGAAVNKAALIRQIRLMKEMGADAIRTSHNMPSQMQMDVCDSMGMMVMAESFDAWKEPKVKNGYNRFYDEWWRKDLENLIRGHRNHPSIVMWSIGNEIPEQWNKEGAARAKAMTEFCHQLDPSRTVTCGGDNPKANTECGFYAALDVPGFNYRVNLYEELISQQPQGFLLGSETTSTVSSRGVYKFPVEEKKMATYPDGQCSSYDVECCGWSNLPDIDFAAQDDHSWAIGQFIWTGIDYLGEPTPYYSYWPSRSSYFGAVDLAGLPKDRFYLYRSVWNTQQPTLHLLPHWTWPGREGKTTPVYCYTSYPEAELFVNGKSQGRLSKEKTSPLDRYRLRWNNVVYEPGELKVVAYDAKGNKAAEKVVRTAGQPHHLVIEADRQRLEADGEDLVYLTVSMVDKDGNLCPDADDELTFRCTGAAHFKAVCNGDATSLELFHQPHMRLFHGQLVVTVQSNGRKGTAQLVVSAPQRGITGTKTLTAGSASR
- the lgt gene encoding prolipoprotein diacylglyceryl transferase produces the protein MAQLLNYIVWNPDTQAFGLWGLSIRWYSLCWLIGLLLAYFIVQRLYKEQKVKDEYFDPLFVYCFVGILVGARLGHCLFYQPEHFLSSWQHVVEMFLPIKYLSDGSWKFVGYEGLASHGGTLGLMIALYCYYRKTRMNLWQVLDDIAIATPITACFIRLGNLMNSEIIGKPTDVPWAFIFERVDQLPRHPGQLYEALAYAVFFVVGWWLYRKQPQRVGTGFFFGLCLTLIFSFRFLIEYTKDIQVDFESGMWLNMGQILSLPFIVAGIYCMKRKKSAR
- the ychF gene encoding redox-regulated ATPase YchF, whose amino-acid sequence is MALKCGIVGLPNVGKSTLFNCLSSAKAQAANFPFCTIEPNVGVITVPDERLTRLAEIVHPGRIVPATCEIVDIAGLVKGASKGEGLGNKFLGNIRETDAIIHVLRCFDDENITHVDGTIDPIRDKEIIDTELQLKDLETIEGKLSKEQKMAASGNKEAKTNVAVLEAYKAVLEQGKNARTVTFESKEEQQAARDLFLLTAKPVMYVCNVDEAGAKNGNDYSRLVEQTAREEGAEVLVIAGKTEEDIASLETYEDKKLFLEELGLEESGVNRLIKKAYSLLNLETFITAGEMEVKAWTYHRGWKAPQCAGVIHTDFEKGFIRAEVIKYEDYMAYGSEAAVREAGKLGIEGKDYVVQDGDIMHFRFNV
- a CDS encoding TolC family protein, producing the protein MIERKIKTLLLALFLPLAMQAQTVYTLAQCRALAQENNIQLRRGRLEIQSAQELKKEAWMKYFPTVTANGTYFIAPDHLLQEEVSLSTDAQHKLAGIITALGGNPAVLASLPTSYTLQAVKHGTLVSLMAMQPIYTGGRIVNANRLARVQTEVKELMLQQSADDVSRTTEMYYNQLLALYEQEKTLDAADQQLAAILKDATHAYEAGVVNKNDVLSVQLKQNDMAINRLKLQNGISLTKMVLAQYIGKAGENIDIDRTLTTQLPPPSELAVVHSSALEQRTEAHLLDKNIEANHLLTKMKRAEMLPTLAVGVAGMYQDLTNKGRFNAVGLATLSLPISNWWGNRALKRQRIAEQIAIDEKENSRQLLLIQMQSAYDNFETAYKQILLARKSIEQAAENLRLNRDYYEAGTGTMTHLLDAQTRDQQARNQYTEAVIAYLNSRTAYLIATGRGSQR